GGGAAAAGAAAAAGAGTCAGAATTAGCAACGCAATAAGTTTTTTCATCTGCTCCCCCCTTCTTTCATTCCCAGAGCCTTCAGAAACTTAAATAAAAACAAAGCAATAACATGGATAGACCCTTTAAGAAAGTTTATAAGACTCAGGAAAGAATGTCAAGGAAGGAGAGAGAGAGAACCAGAATACGAAATTCTTGACTTCCCATCCGGAAAAAAATATATTGAGTCATTCTTCCTGCATTCCACCTTGGCAAAAAGATTTAACCGGCGAGGTGCAAACATGGCCCTGAACTTTGATCTTACCGAAGAGCAGAATTTAACCCGGCAGGCCGTTCGGGATTTTGCCGAAAAAGAAATTGCTCTCCTTGCTGATGAATTGGATGAAAAAGAGGAATTCTCCGTTGCCATCACCAAAAAGATGGGCGAGCTGGGTCTCTTGGGCTGCTTTGTGCCGGAGAAGTACGGCGGCTCCAATATGGGGTATATTGCTTACATCATTGCCGTTGAGGAACTGGCCAGGGTAGACGGTTCCCAGGCCGCCACCATTGCTGCGGGGAATTCCCTTGGAATCGGGCCCGTTTATTATTTTGGGAACGAAAAGCAGAAAAAAGAGTGGCTTCCCAAACTTTGTGCGGGAAAGATGCTGGCTGCTTTCGGACTCACGGAACCGAATGCCGGATCGGACGCAGGGGGTTCGCAGACCCGGGCTGAACTCCACGGAGACCAATGGGTGATCAACGGCTCCAAGATTTTCATCACCAACTCGGCTAACTCGCTGACGGGTGTGGTCATCGTCCAGGCTATTACGGGGATGAAAGAGGATGGAAAACGGGAACTGAGTTGTTTGCTCGTGCCGAAAGATGCGCCGGGGTTCACGGCCCGGGAGATGAGAAAAAAAATGATGTGGCGGGCCTCCAATACCGGAGAACTTTTTTTCGAAGATTGCGTCGTCCCTCGGGAGAACCTCTTAGGCCAAAAAGGAGACGGTTTTCACCAAATGCTCTCCACCCTGGACGGAGGACGGTTGTCCATCGGAGCCATGGGGCTGGGCGGGGCACAAGGGGCTTTTGAGATGGCCCTGCATTATGCCAATACCCGGGTACAATTTGGCCGCTCCATCGGTTCCTTCCAAGTCAATGCTTTCAAACTGGCGGACATGGCCCTGGAAATTGAACTGGCCAGGAACCTTCTCTACAAAACTTGTTGGCTGCGCGAGAAAAATCGTCCCTTTTCCAAAGAGGCGGCCATGGCCAAGTTATACTGCTCGGAAGTCATGTACCGATGCGTGAATCATGCCGTTCAGCTCCACGGGGGTTACGGGTTGATGAAAGAATATAAGATCGAACGTTTTTACCGCGATCAAAAGCTTTTGGAGATTGGAGAAGGAACTTCGGAGATTCAGAGAATCGTCATTGCCAGGAATATCGGGGTGGCCGGTCGGGCGCTTTAGCCCGCGGGTACCTGGCGGGGAGAAAATTATGGAAAAAACAGGAAGAAAGAAGCTTGCGCAAAAACTGACCCAGAAGAAAGGGACGAAACGGCGGCAGGAGGAGATCTATGACCTGCTCACGGATCCATCCCACTTCAGGCAGGCTGGAGCTTCGGAAATTGCTACCGGAGTGAACGCGCAGAAGAAGGAAAACCTGGGAGACCGAATCCGGAAGGTTCGGGAAATGCGCGGCCTGACCCTCAAAGACATGAGCAGCCGGACCGGGATCAGTGTGGAAACCCTCAAGCGGGTGGAGTCCAATGAGACGATTCCTCCCTTGGGGGAACTGATTAAACTGGGAAAAGCCGTGGAGATGAAGATGGGTTATTTCATCTCCCCGGGAGTGGAAAAGCCCATGGCCGTGGTTCGCTCAGATAGCCGGCCGGCCATCTCCCGTTTTGGCAAGGTGCGCAGCGAACAATATGGTTACTTTTACGAATCCCTGGCTCCGGAGAAGGCCAACCGCTTCATGGAACCTTTCCTCATCACCATGGTGCCCAGCGAAGTGAAGGAACTTTCCAGCCATGACGGCCAGGAATTCATTTTTG
This Deltaproteobacteria bacterium DNA region includes the following protein-coding sequences:
- a CDS encoding acyl-CoA dehydrogenase family protein: MNFDLTEEQNLTRQAVRDFAEKEIALLADELDEKEEFSVAITKKMGELGLLGCFVPEKYGGSNMGYIAYIIAVEELARVDGSQAATIAAGNSLGIGPVYYFGNEKQKKEWLPKLCAGKMLAAFGLTEPNAGSDAGGSQTRAELHGDQWVINGSKIFITNSANSLTGVVIVQAITGMKEDGKRELSCLLVPKDAPGFTAREMRKKMMWRASNTGELFFEDCVVPRENLLGQKGDGFHQMLSTLDGGRLSIGAMGLGGAQGAFEMALHYANTRVQFGRSIGSFQVNAFKLADMALEIELARNLLYKTCWLREKNRPFSKEAAMAKLYCSEVMYRCVNHAVQLHGGYGLMKEYKIERFYRDQKLLEIGEGTSEIQRIVIARNIGVAGRAL
- a CDS encoding XRE family transcriptional regulator; protein product: MEKTGRKKLAQKLTQKKGTKRRQEEIYDLLTDPSHFRQAGASEIATGVNAQKKENLGDRIRKVREMRGLTLKDMSSRTGISVETLKRVESNETIPPLGELIKLGKAVEMKMGYFISPGVEKPMAVVRSDSRPAISRFGKVRSEQYGYFYESLAPEKANRFMEPFLITMVPSEVKELSSHDGQEFIFVLEGEMRAQVGEQVEILRAGDAVYYDSNCPHLVKCAGNKPTKILAVLYAGLK